From one Macaca nemestrina isolate mMacNem1 chromosome 5, mMacNem.hap1, whole genome shotgun sequence genomic stretch:
- the LOC105482606 gene encoding LOW QUALITY PROTEIN: butyrophilin subfamily 3 member A1 (The sequence of the model RefSeq protein was modified relative to this genomic sequence to represent the inferred CDS: deleted 3 bases in 2 codons): MKMGNFLAFLLLNFHVCVLLLQLLMPHSAQFAVVGPPGPILAMVGEDADLPCHLFPTMSAETMELRWVSSNLRQVVNVYADGKEVEDRQSAPYRGRTSILRDGITAGKAALRIHNVTASDSGKYLCYFQDGDFYEKALVELKVAALGSDLHIDVKGYEDGGIHLECRSTGWYPQPQIRWSNDKGENIPAVEAPVFVDGVGLYAVAASVILRGSSGEGVSCTIRSSLLGLEKTTSISIAGPFFRRAQSWIAALAGTLPVLLLLLGGAGYFLWRQQEEKKTLFRKKKREQELRELAWSTVKQEKSTREKLLEEIRWRSMQYTVLGERPSAYNEWKKALFKPADVILDPKTANPILLVSEDQRSVQRAKEPQDLPDNPERFDWHYCVLGCESFMSGRHYWEVEVGDRKEWHIGVCSKNVQRKGWVKMTPENGFWTMGLTDGKKYRTLTEPRTNLELPESPRKVGVFLDYETGDISFYNAVNGSHIHTFLDVSFSEPLYPVFRILTLEPTALTICPAPKEEESSSNSDRVVIIGVSLETPVTLGLARESGEPQAEVTSLLLPAQLRAEGLPLYSNQSQP; this comes from the exons ATGAAAATGGGAAATTTCCTGGCCTTCCTTCTTCTCAACTTTCATGTCTGCGTCCTTTTGCTTCAGCTGCTCATGCCTCACTCAG CTCAGTTTGCTGTGGTTGGACCGCCTGGGCCCATCCTGGCCATGGTAGGTGAAGATGCTGATCTGCCCTGTCACCTATTCCCAACCATGAGCGCAGAGACCATGGAGCTGAGGTGGGTGAGTTCCAACCTAAGGCAGGTGGTGAACGTGTATGCAGATGGAAAGGAAGTGGAAGACAGGCAGAGTGCACCGTATCGAGGGAGAACTTCGATTCTACGGGATGGCATCACTGCAGGGAAGGCTGCTCTCCGAATACACAACGTCACAGCCTCTGACAGTGGAAAGTACTTGTGTTATTTCCAAGATGGCGACTTCTATGAAAAAGCCCTGGTGGAGCTGAAGGTTGCAG CACTGGGTTCTGATCTTCACATTGACGTGAAGGGTTATGAGGATGGAGGGATCCATCTGGAGTGCAGGTCCACTGGCTGGTACCCCCAACCCCAAATACGGTGGAGCAACGACAAGGGAGAAAACATCCCGGCTGTGGAAGCACCTGTGTTTGTAGATGGAGTGGGCCTGTATGCAGTAGCAGCATCTGTGATCCTGAGAGGCAGCTCTGGGGAGGGTGTTTCCTGTACCATCAGAAGTTCCCTCCTCGGTCTGGAAAAGACAACCAGCATTTCCATCGCAG GCCCGTTCTTCAGGAGGGCCCAGAGCTGGATCGCTGCCCTGGCAGGGACCCTGCCTGTCTTGCTGCTGCTTCTTGGGGGAGCTGGTTACTTCCTGTGGCGAcagcaggaggaaaaaaagactctgttcagaaagaaaaagagagagcaagagttGAGAGAACTGGCATGGAGCACAGTGAAGCAAGAAAAAAGCACAAGAG AGAAGCTCCTGGAGGAAATCA GGTGGAGAAGTATGCAGTACACAGTTT TGGGAGAGAGACCTTCAGCCTATAATG AATGGAAAAAGGCCCTCTTCAAGCCAG CGGATGTGATTCTGGATCCCAAAACAGCAAACCCCATCCTCCTTGTTTCTGAGGACCAGAGGAGTGTGCAGCGTGCCAAGGAGCCCCAGGATCTGCCAGACAACCCTGAGAGATTTGATTGGCATTATTGTGTTCTCGGCTGTGAGAGCTTCATGTCAGGGAGACAttactgggaggtggaggtaggggaCAGGAAAGAGTGGCATATAGGGGTGTGTAGTAAGAATGTGCAGAGAAAAGGTTGGGTCAAAATGACACCTGAGAACGGATTCTGGACTATGGGACTGACTGATGGGAAAAAGTATCGGACTCTAACTGAGCCCAGAACCAACCTGGAACTTCCTGAATCCCCTAGGAAAGTGGGGGTCTTCCTGGACTATGAGACTGGAGATATCTCATTCTACAATGCTGTGAATGGATCCCATATTCATACTTTCCTGGACGtctccttctctgagcctctatatcctgttttcagaattttgactttggagcccactgccctgaccATTTGTCCAGCGCCAAAAGAAGAAGAGAGTTCCTCCAATTCTGACCGAGTGGTGATCATT GGTGTCTCCCTAGAGACACCAGTGACCCTGGGCTTAGCTAGGGAAAGTGGGGAGCCTCAGGCTGAAGTAACT TCTCTGCTTCTCCCTGCCCAGCTTAGAGCTGAGGGCCTCCCCCTCTACAGCAACCAATCACAACCATAa
- the LOC105482607 gene encoding butyrophilin subfamily 2 member A2 isoform X1 — translation MEPAAALHFSLPASLLLLLLSLCALVSAQFTVVGPASPILAIVGENTTLRCHLSSEKNAEDMEVRWFRSQFSPAVFVYKGRRERTEEQMEEYRGRITFVSKDISRGSVALVIHNVTTQENGIYRCYFQEGRSYDEAILRLVVAGLGSKPLIEIKVQEDGSIWLECISRGWYPEPLTVWRDPYSEIVPALKEVSIADADGLFMVTTAVIIRDKSVRNVSCSVNNTLLSQEKETVIFIPESFMPSTSPWMVALAVILTTSPWMVSMAVILAVFIIFMAVSICCIKKLQREKKILSGEKEVEQEEKEIAQQLQEELRWRRTFLHAADVVLDPDTAHPELFLSEDRRSVRRGPYRQRVPDNPERFDSQPCVLGWESFASGKHYWEVEVENVMVWTVGVCRDSVERKGEVLLIPQNGFWTLEMFGNQYRALSSPDRILPLKESLCRVGVFLHYEAGDVSFYNMRDRSHIYTCPRSAFSVPVRPFFRIGSDDSPIFICPALTGANGVTVPEEGLTLHRGGTQESL, via the exons ATGGAACCAGCTGCTGCCCTGCACTTCTCCCTGccagcctccctcctcctcctccttctcagcctgTGTGCACTGGTCTCAG CCCAGTTTACTGTCGTGGGGCCAGCTAGTCCCATCCTGGCCATAGTGGGAGAAAACACTACGTTACGCTGCCATCTGTCATCCGAGAAAAATGCTGAGGATATGGAGGTGCGGTGGTTCCGGTCTCAGTTCTCCCCCGCAGTGTTTGTGTAtaagggcaggagagagagaacagaggagCAGATGGAGGAGTACCGAGGAAGAATCACGTTTGTGAGCAAAGACATCAGCAGGGGCAGTGTGGCCCTGGTCATACACAACGTCACAACCCAGGAGAATGGCATCTACCGCTGTTACTTCCAAGAAGGCAGGTCCTACGATGAGGCCATCCTGCGCCTCGTGGTGGCAG GCCTTGGCTCTAAGCCCCTCATTGAAATCAAGGTCCAAGAGGATGGGAGCATTTGGCTGGAGTGCATATCTAGAGGGTGGTACCCAGAGCCCCTCACAGTGTGGAGGGACCCCTACAGTGAGATCGTGCCCGCCCTGAAGGAGGTTTCCATCGCTGATGCAGACGGCCTCTTCATGGTCACCACAGCTGTGATCATCAGAGACAAGTCTGTGAGGAATGTATCCTGCTCTGTCAACAACACCCTGCTCAGCCAGGAGAAGGAAACTGTCATTTTTATTCCAG AATCCTTTATGCCCAGCACATCTCCGTGGATGGTGGCCCTGGCTGTCATCCTGACCACATCTCCCTGGATGGTGTCCATGGCTGTCATCCTGGCTGTTTTCATCATCTTCATGGCTGTGAGCATCTGTTGCATCAAGAAacttcaaagggaaaaaaagattctGTCAGGGGAAAAGGAAGTTgaacaagaggaaaaagaaattgcAC aGCAACTTCAAGAAGAATTGC GATGGAGAAGAACATTCTTACATGCTG CTGATGTGGTCCTGGATCCAGACACCGCTCATCCCGAGCTCTTCCTGTCAGAGGACCGGAGAAGTGTGAGACGGGGCCCCTACAGGCAGAGAGTGCCTGACAACCCAGAGAGATTCGACAGTCAGCCTTGTGTCCTGGGATGGGAGAGCTTCGCCTCAGGGAAACAttactgggaggtggaggtggaaaaCGTGATGGTGTGGACTGTGGGGGTCTGTAGAGACAGTGTTGAGAGGAAAGGGGAGGTCCTGCTGATTCCTCAGAATGGCTTCTGGACCCTGGAGATGTTTGGAAACCAATACCGGGCCCTGTCCTCCCCTGATAGGATTCTCCCTTTGAAGGAGTCCCTTTGCCGGGTGGGCGTCTTCCTGCACTATGAAGCTGGAGATGTCTCCTTCTACAACATGAGGGACAGATCGCACATCTACACATGTCCCCGTTCAGCATTTTCCGTGCCTGTGAGGCCCTTCTTCAGGATAGGGTCTGATGACAGCCCCATCTTCATCTGCCCTGCACTCACAGGAGCCAATGGGGTCACGGTGCCTGAAGAGGGCCTGACACTTCACAGAGGGGGGACCCAGGAGAGCCTATAG
- the LOC105482607 gene encoding butyrophilin subfamily 2 member A2 isoform X3, whose translation MEPAAALHFSLPASLLLLLLSLCALVSAQFTVVGPASPILAIVGENTTLRCHLSSEKNAEDMEVRWFRSQFSPAVFVYKGRRERTEEQMEEYRGRITFVSKDISRGSVALVIHNVTTQENGIYRCYFQEGRSYDEAILRLVVAGLGSKPLIEIKVQEDGSIWLECISRGWYPEPLTVWRDPYSEIVPALKEVSIADADGLFMVTTAVIIRDKSVRNVSCSVNNTLLSQEKETVIFIPESFMPSTSPWMVALAVILTTSPWMVSMAVILAVFIIFMAVSICCIKKLQREKKILSGEKEVEQEEKEIAQQLQEELRWRRTFLHAAPKNPSFTRYQGPWTFPLC comes from the exons ATGGAACCAGCTGCTGCCCTGCACTTCTCCCTGccagcctccctcctcctcctccttctcagcctgTGTGCACTGGTCTCAG CCCAGTTTACTGTCGTGGGGCCAGCTAGTCCCATCCTGGCCATAGTGGGAGAAAACACTACGTTACGCTGCCATCTGTCATCCGAGAAAAATGCTGAGGATATGGAGGTGCGGTGGTTCCGGTCTCAGTTCTCCCCCGCAGTGTTTGTGTAtaagggcaggagagagagaacagaggagCAGATGGAGGAGTACCGAGGAAGAATCACGTTTGTGAGCAAAGACATCAGCAGGGGCAGTGTGGCCCTGGTCATACACAACGTCACAACCCAGGAGAATGGCATCTACCGCTGTTACTTCCAAGAAGGCAGGTCCTACGATGAGGCCATCCTGCGCCTCGTGGTGGCAG GCCTTGGCTCTAAGCCCCTCATTGAAATCAAGGTCCAAGAGGATGGGAGCATTTGGCTGGAGTGCATATCTAGAGGGTGGTACCCAGAGCCCCTCACAGTGTGGAGGGACCCCTACAGTGAGATCGTGCCCGCCCTGAAGGAGGTTTCCATCGCTGATGCAGACGGCCTCTTCATGGTCACCACAGCTGTGATCATCAGAGACAAGTCTGTGAGGAATGTATCCTGCTCTGTCAACAACACCCTGCTCAGCCAGGAGAAGGAAACTGTCATTTTTATTCCAG AATCCTTTATGCCCAGCACATCTCCGTGGATGGTGGCCCTGGCTGTCATCCTGACCACATCTCCCTGGATGGTGTCCATGGCTGTCATCCTGGCTGTTTTCATCATCTTCATGGCTGTGAGCATCTGTTGCATCAAGAAacttcaaagggaaaaaaagattctGTCAGGGGAAAAGGAAGTTgaacaagaggaaaaagaaattgcAC aGCAACTTCAAGAAGAATTGC GATGGAGAAGAACATTCTTACATGCTG CACCAAAGAATCCAAGCTTTACCAGATACCAGGGCCCATGGACCTTTCCTCTTTG CTGA
- the LOC105482607 gene encoding butyrophilin subfamily 2 member A2 isoform X2, whose translation MEPAAALHFSLPASLLLLLLSLCALVSAQFTVVGPASPILAIVGENTTLRCHLSSEKNAEDMEVRWFRSQFSPAVFVYKGRRERTEEQMEEYRGRITFVSKDISRGSVALVIHNVTTQENGIYRCYFQEGRSYDEAILRLVVAGLGSKPLIEIKVQEDGSIWLECISRGWYPEPLTVWRDPYSEIVPALKEVSIADADGLFMVTTAVIIRDKSVRNVSCSVNNTLLSQEKETVIFIPESFMPSTSPWMVALAVILTTSPWMVSMAVILAVFIIFMAVSICCIKKLQREKKILSGEKEVEQEEKEIAQQLQEELRWRRTFLHAVSSSHLVIRHLCLSAPKNPSFTRYQGPWTFPLC comes from the exons ATGGAACCAGCTGCTGCCCTGCACTTCTCCCTGccagcctccctcctcctcctccttctcagcctgTGTGCACTGGTCTCAG CCCAGTTTACTGTCGTGGGGCCAGCTAGTCCCATCCTGGCCATAGTGGGAGAAAACACTACGTTACGCTGCCATCTGTCATCCGAGAAAAATGCTGAGGATATGGAGGTGCGGTGGTTCCGGTCTCAGTTCTCCCCCGCAGTGTTTGTGTAtaagggcaggagagagagaacagaggagCAGATGGAGGAGTACCGAGGAAGAATCACGTTTGTGAGCAAAGACATCAGCAGGGGCAGTGTGGCCCTGGTCATACACAACGTCACAACCCAGGAGAATGGCATCTACCGCTGTTACTTCCAAGAAGGCAGGTCCTACGATGAGGCCATCCTGCGCCTCGTGGTGGCAG GCCTTGGCTCTAAGCCCCTCATTGAAATCAAGGTCCAAGAGGATGGGAGCATTTGGCTGGAGTGCATATCTAGAGGGTGGTACCCAGAGCCCCTCACAGTGTGGAGGGACCCCTACAGTGAGATCGTGCCCGCCCTGAAGGAGGTTTCCATCGCTGATGCAGACGGCCTCTTCATGGTCACCACAGCTGTGATCATCAGAGACAAGTCTGTGAGGAATGTATCCTGCTCTGTCAACAACACCCTGCTCAGCCAGGAGAAGGAAACTGTCATTTTTATTCCAG AATCCTTTATGCCCAGCACATCTCCGTGGATGGTGGCCCTGGCTGTCATCCTGACCACATCTCCCTGGATGGTGTCCATGGCTGTCATCCTGGCTGTTTTCATCATCTTCATGGCTGTGAGCATCTGTTGCATCAAGAAacttcaaagggaaaaaaagattctGTCAGGGGAAAAGGAAGTTgaacaagaggaaaaagaaattgcAC aGCAACTTCAAGAAGAATTGC GATGGAGAAGAACATTCTTACATGCTG TGAGTTCTTCTCATCTTGTGATTCGGCACCTCTGTCTGTCAGCACCAAAGAATCCAAGCTTTACCAGATACCAGGGCCCATGGACCTTTCCTCTTTG CTGA